The following proteins are co-located in the Apium graveolens cultivar Ventura chromosome 5, ASM990537v1, whole genome shotgun sequence genome:
- the LOC141660991 gene encoding uncharacterized protein LOC141660991, translated as MIPVAPCVTCGGHHPGRACYRQIGACFLCGSMSFKAKDCTWSRNTGGGGAGGGSGSGSQQNPTSRVFVLMANQAEANSGTVSGTLLVGRCDAYVLFYTGSTHSVVYLSFIHHLGVVPSLLYPHMSIATSMANSVIISDVYRECMIAVGDINYKVILLSLEMHDFDIILGMDWLSEHHAIIDCQGKRVIFGDADKPEFVYQGSHPKGEVKLIFALKASKLLSKGCDGYLAFVKDTSKDEPSIEDYLVVREYEDVFPDELPGLPPHREVEFTIELIPGDEPIFKVPYEWHHLSCKN; from the coding sequence ATGATTCCAGTGGCTCCTTGTGTTACATGTGGTGGACATCATCCAGGTAGAGCTTGTTACAGACAGATTGGAGCTTGTTTCTTGTGTGGTAGCATGTCCTTTAAGGCAAAGGATTGTACATGGTCACGCAACACTGGTGGAGGAGGAGCTGGCGGTGGTAGTGGAAGTGGCAGTCAGCAGAATCCTACATCCAGAGTGTTTGTATTGATGGCAAATCAGGCAGAAGCTAATTCAGGTACCGTTTCTGGAACACTTCTTGTTGGTAGATGTGATGCTTATGTGTTATTTTATACTGGTTCGACCCACTCTGTTGTGTATTTATCATTTATTCATCATCTCGGTGTTGTACCTTCATTATTATATCCTCATATGTCTATTGCTACCTCGATGGCGAATTCTGTTATTATATCTGATGTATATCGAGAGTGTATGATAGCTGTTGGAGATATAAATTATAAGGTTATCTTGCTTTCATTGGAGATGCATGACTTTGACATTATTTTGGGCATGGATTGGTTGAGTGAACATCATGCCATAATTGATTGTCAAGGGAAAAGGGTGATTTTTGGAGATGCAGATAAACCAGAATTTGTATACCAAGGGTCTCACCCGAAGGGGGAGGTTAAACTAATTTTTGCTCTAAAGGCGAGTAAATTGTTATCTAAGGGTTGTGATGGCTACCTTGCTTTTGTGAAGGATACATCGAAGGATGAACCTAGCATCGAGGATTATCTAGTTGTGAGGGAGTATGAAGATGTGTTCCCCGATGAGCTACCAGGTTTACCACCACATAGAGAGGTGGAGTTCACTATTGAACTTATTCCAGGTGATGAGCCTATTTTTAAGGTGCCTTACGAATGGCACCACTtgagttgcaagaattga